In one Oryza glaberrima chromosome 2, OglaRS2, whole genome shotgun sequence genomic region, the following are encoded:
- the LOC127762685 gene encoding uncharacterized protein LOC127762685 — protein MASRAVIRRRKYLFDHVNAPTLSLSPFSTFQHGRSGSEDESRIGQRFLEQSSGDSKWEQGQYGVKLIKGDLLALGNGLLRRPAHGISLPAYGIGRKEFGLPMGARHLLQSVRTASTATAGQPKLDIEDEQSEDQKQNKRKKEASPEECDQAVEGLSSAKAKAKAKQVQESVKAGQSIVRKFWARLLGIGPALRAVASMSRADWAAKLKHWKDEFVSTLQHYWLGTKLLWADVRISSRLLVKLAGGKNLSRRERQQLTRTTADIFRLVPFAVFIIVPFMEFLLPVFLKLFPNMLPSTFQDKMKEEEALKRKLKARMEYAKFLQDTAKEMAKEVQTSRSGEIKQTAEDLDEFLNKVRRGEHVSNDEILNFAKLFNDELTLDNMSRPRLVNMCKYMGIRPFGTDHYLRFMLRKKLQDIKNDDKMIQAEGVESLSEEELRQACRERGHLGLLSTEEMRQQLRDWLDLSLNHAVPSSLLILSRAFTVSGKMKPEEAVVATLSSLPDEVVDTVGTVLPSEDSVSERRRKLEFLEMQEELIKEEEKKKEKEEKAKQEKEEKAKLKEPKAAEEDLALKEMTGPTAREEEELREAKQHDKEKLCNFSRALAVLASASSVSKERQEFLSLVNKEIELYNSMLEKEGTEGEEEAKKAYMAAREESDKAAEVDEEEKVSSALIEKVDAMLQKLEKEIDDVDAQIGNRWQILDRDLDGKVTPEEVASAAAYLKDTIGKEGVQELVSNLSKDKDGKIRVEDIVKLASQTDENNEDEEEGRQ, from the exons ATGGCTTCAAGGGCGGTCATCAGAAGAAGGAAGTATCTTTTCGATCATGTTAACGCACCTACCCTCTCATTGTCCCCCTTCTCTACCTTCCAACATGGAAGATCTGGTTCTGAGGATGAATCAAGAATCGGACAGCGATTTCTTGAGCAAAGCTCTGGGGATTCCAAATGGGAGCAAGGGCAGTATGGTGTGAAATTGATAAAGGGAGATCTACTAGCCCTTGGTAATGGGCTTCTGCGGCGCCCAGCCCATGGGATTTCTCTACCTGCTTATGGAATTGGAAGGAAGGAATTTGGTTTGCCTATGGGTGCTAGACATTTGCTGCAGTCAGTCCGCACAGCCTCAACTGCAACAGCTGGGCAACCTAAGTTGGATATTGAAGATGAACAGAGTGAGGATCAGAAAcagaacaaaaggaaaaaggaggcaTCCCCAGAAGAATGTGATCAGGCTGTGGAAGGCCTAAGCAGTGCAAAAGCTAAAGCCAAAGCCAAGCAGGTACAAGAATCTGTAAAGGCTGGCCAATCAATTGTACGAAAATTCTGGGCGAGGCTTCTGGGTATTGGTCCTGCTCTCCGAGCTGTTGCTTCGATGAGCAG AGCTGATTGGGCTGCAAAGCTGAAGCACTGGAAGGATGAATTTGTGTCAACGCTGCAGCATTACTGGTTAGGGACAAAGCTACTCTGGGCAGATGTGAGGATTTCGTCAAGATTACTGGTGAAACTTGCTGGTGGAAAGAACCTTTCAAGAAGAGAGAGACAACAACTGACCCGTACGACAGCAGATATCTTCAGGCTGGTACCTTTTGCTGTGTTCATCATTGTTCCATTCATGGAGTTCTTACTTCCAGTGTTCCTCAAGTTATTTCCAAATATGCTTCCCTCAACTTTCCAAGACAAGATGAAAGAAGAG GAAGCGTTGAAAAGGAAACTGAAAGCAAGAATGGAGTATGCCAAGTTTTTGCAAGATACTGCAAAAGAAATGGCAAAGGAAGTTCAAACATCACGTAGTGGAGAAATAAAACAAACAGCCGAAGATCTTGATGAATTTTTGAACAAG GTTAGGAGAGGTGAACATGTCTCAAATGATGAAATCTTGAACTTCGCGAAACTGTTTAATGATGAGCTGACTTTGGATAACATGAGCAG ACCACGCTTGGTAAACATGTGCAAATATATGGGTATTCGACCTTTCGGTACTGACCACTACTTGAGGTTCATGCTTCGCAAAAAACTGCAAGA CATTAAGAATGACGATAAGATGATTCAAGCTGAGGGTGTTGAGTCTCTCTCTGAAGAGGAACTTCGGCAAGCCTGTCGTGAACGTGGTCACCTAGGTTTGCTGTCAACAGAAGAAATGCGCCAACAG CTCCGAGATTGGTTGGATCTCTCACTTAATCATGCTGTGCCATCCTCTCTTCTCATACTTTCAAG AGCTTTTACCGTATCTGGGAAAATGAAGCCTGAGGAGGCTGTTGTAGCAACCTTATCTTCTCTACCAGATGAAGTCGTGGATACAGTTGGGACCGTATTGCCATCTGAAGATTCGGTTTCTGAGAGGAGGAGAAAACTGGAATTCCTTGAGATGCAGGAAGAACTTATCAAG gaggaagagaagaagaaagagaaagaagaaaaagcgaaacaagagaaagaagaaaaggccAAACTCAAAGAACCAAAGGCTGCTGAAGAAGATTTGGCTTTGAAGGAAATGACTGGTCCTACTGctagggaagaagaagaactgaGAGAAGCAAAACAGCACGATAAGGAAAAGCTCTGTAATTTTAGTCGAGCACTGGCTGTACTGGCATCTGCATCG TCTGTTAGCAAGGAGCGTCAAGAGTTCCTCAGCCTTGTCAACAAAGAG ATTGAACTGTATAACTCTATGCTTGAAAAGGAGGGTACAGAAGGTGAAGAGGAAGCTAAGAAAGCTTACATGGCTGCTAGAGAAGAGTCGGACAAGGCTGCTGAGgttgatgaagaagaaaaggtCTCATCGGCGCTGATTGAGAAG GTTGATGCTATGCTCCAGAAATTAGAAAAGGAGATTGATGACGTGGATGCACAAATTGGAAACCGATGGCAAATTCTTGATAG GGATCTTGATGGCAAGGTGACTCCTGAGGAGGTAGCGTCAGCAGCAGCTTATCTGAAGGATACAATAGGAAAGGAAGGCGTCCAAGAGCTTGTCAGCAACCTCTCTAAAGACAAAG ATGGGAAGATCCGTGTGGAAGACATTGTGAAGCTGGCATCACAAACAGATGAAAACAatgaagatgaggaagaaggaCGGCAGTAG